From one Magnolia sinica isolate HGM2019 chromosome 18, MsV1, whole genome shotgun sequence genomic stretch:
- the LOC131232302 gene encoding uncharacterized protein LOC131232302, whose product MKVDLDHREKRKYCQFHRDHDHNISDCVDLKDEIETLIRKGHLRRYTKEERTTRRQEQASKAAKEPTEIRIIFGGSSNGGDSNRARKSHSWKSDPEHYVHMAERPRKELGVGPCSLTFTEDDARGIQHPHDDALVVTMVIVNHKVYPILVDIGSSIDIIYSEAFERMEIPRSRLKHVKTPLYGFARKRVIFEGAISLPMTAGKGRHQVTLQVDFLIINVPSVYNVILGKPSLNAMRAVVSTYHLMMKIPTKSGIGYL is encoded by the coding sequence ATGAAGGTCGACCTAGATCATCGAGAGAAGCGCAAGTACTGTCAGTTTCATCGTGATCACGACCACAATATAAGTGATTGTGTGGATCTCAAAGATGAAATCGAAACCCTTATTCGTAAGGGTCATCTGCGCCGATACACTAAAGAGGAAAGAACAACTCGGAGACAAGAGCAAGCGAGCAAGGCTGCAAAAGAACCGACTGAGATCCGAATCATTTTTGGTGGTTCATCCAATGGAGGGGACTCGAACAGGGCCCGTAAATCCCATTCCTGGAAATCAGATCCAGAGCACTACGTCCACATGGCCGAGAGGCCGAGGAAAGAGCTCGGAGTCGGTCCTTGCAGTCTAACCTTCACGGAAGATGATGCGCGCGGAATTCAACATCCACATGACGATGCCTTAGTGGTAACTATGGTCATAGTCAATCATAAGGTGTACCCCATCCTGGTCGACATTGGGAGTTCAATCGATATTATCTACTCAGAGGCCTTCGAAAGAATGGAAATTCCAAGGTCACGCCTCAAACATGTGAAGACTCCCCTGTATGGCTTTGCCAGAAAAAGAGTGATCTTcgaaggagccatctccctccctatGACTGCGGGAAAAGGACGACATCAAGTTACCCTCCAGGTGGACTTCCTTATCATTAATGTGCCATCAGTATATAACGTCATTCTGGGCAAACCTTCTCTCAACGCAATGAGGGCAGTCGTGTCCACATACCATCTGATGATGAAGATCCCCACCAAAAGCGGAATTGGTTATCTCTGA